A region from the Ctenopharyngodon idella isolate HZGC_01 chromosome 13, HZGC01, whole genome shotgun sequence genome encodes:
- the cgasa gene encoding cyclic GMP-AMP synthase yields MSSQRRQSSLRATSPDQPKAPANAKGKSKKQQRDHHNSDIEDQSPECAEDKGAPKRGSRKRQSKKEKDPRDCESEDKPHEIPAPKRGSIIRQSKKQRDPSNRDCESLEISESKSVENPSETSRSASVHNNANNAGENNRQDSAKSKRQSKKKTNPHDCESEDKPQQIQQTAKIKSGEKTAPKRQSEKQRNPSNLDREQSPESSKSKSEEKSVAKPRRLHGSAIETDFISAGNTQDARPALSARNKKSAEKTATRGLSVDDTLGRVLKETIEKLKIKKCERSNASSCVNDITDKVIAHLKRNTTWCADIESLRTGSYYENVKICEPDEFDVMLTIPVERVNIERFDEAGAFYSVALKRHPNNPLNRFLNEDKTIQASKMLSEFRDAVKEALGKLQYKIEMQRKKARCPAVTLEVTENGKTISIDFVLGLKVHRASWPDFTKDGFKIENWLGKKEKADMKRQPFYLVPKYTGKGDSEHEGVVAKDSWRISFSHVEKEILQRHGHSKTCCEAVGKKCCRKECLKLLKYLLQQLKEDDSKSNKMSNFCSYHAKTTLLHACATRGEDSQWAYSQLADCFQQLLEDFVKHLKDRHLPNFFIPSHNLLHQATPSNCDFLADEIEFQRNNIFPIFRAF; encoded by the exons GGGCGCACCAAAAAGGGGAAGCAGAAAGCGACAGAGTAAAAAGGAGAAAGATCCTCGTGACTGTGAAAGTGAAGACAAACCTCATGAAATACCGGCACCAAAACGGGGAAGCATTATTCGACAGAGTAAAAAGCAGAGAGATCCTTCAAACAGGGATTGTGAGTCTCTGGAGATCTCCGAGAGCAAGTCCGTAGAAAACCCCAGTGAGACATCTAGAAGTGCCTCTGTTCATAATAACGCTAACAATGCTGGCGAGAATAACAGACAAGACAGTGCAAAAAGCAAGCGACAGAGTAAAAAGAAGACAAATCCTCATGACTGTGAAAGTGAAGACAAACCTCAGCAGATCCAACAGACCGCCAAGATCAAGTCCGGTGAAAAAACAGCACCAAAACGACAGAGTGAAAAGCAGAGAAATCCTTCAAACCTTGACAGAGAACAATCTCCGGAGAGTTCCAAGAGCAAATCAGAAGAAAAATCCGTAGCAAAACCTAGAAGGCTGCATGGATCTGCTATTGAAACAGACTTTATTAGCGCGGGCAACACACAGGACGCTCGTCCAGCGCTTAGCGCGCGCAACAAGAAAAGCGCAGAAAAAACTGCAACGAGAGGACTAAGCGTCGATGACACACTGGGAAGGGTTCTTAAAGAAACTATTGAGAAATTAAAGATCAAGAAGTGCGAGCGGTCTAATGCATCCAGTTGTGTTAATGACATCACGGATAAAGTCATTGCACATCTTAAACGAAACACGACCTGGTGTGCAGATATCGAGAGTTTACGAACGGGAAGTTATTATGAAAACGTTAAA atttGTGAACCAGATGAATTTGATGTCATGCTGACTATTCCTGTGGAGAGAGTGAATATAGAGCGGTTCGATGAGGCTGGAGCATTTTACAGTGTTGCACTGAAACGACATCCGAATAATCCTCTAAACAGGTTCCTAAATGAAGACAAGACCATTCAAGCCAGCAAAATGCTGAGTGAATTCAGAGATGCCGTAAAGGAGGCCTTGGGGAAACTTCAAT ATAAAATTGAGATGCAGCGAAAGAAGGCAAGGTGCCCTGCAGTGACACTGGAAGTAACAGAAAATGGAAAGACcatctccattgactttgttcTCGGGCTTAAGGTTCACCGTGCAAGCTGGCCAGACTTTACAAAAGATGGCTTCAAGATAGAAAACTGGCTTGGTAAAAAGGAAAAAGCTGATATGAAGCGTCAACCATTCTACCTGGTGCCTAAATATACAGGGAAAGGAGATTCAGAGCATGAAGGAGTTGTTGCAAAAG ACTCCTGGCGAATCTCTTTTTCACATGTTGAAAAAGAAATTCTGCAAAGGCACGGCCACTCCAAGACATGCTGCGAGGCCGTTGGAAAGAAATGTTGCCG GAAGGAGTGTCTAAAGCTTCTGAAGTATCTTCTTCAACAGCTCAAAGAGGACGACTCCAAATCCAATAAAATGTCCAACTTTTGCTCCTATCATGCAAAGACCACCTTGCTCCACGCTTGCGCTACAAGGGGAGAGGACAGCCAGTGGGCATACAGTCAGCTGGCCGACTGTTTCCAGCAGCTTTTGGAAGACTTCGTCAAACACCTAAAAGATCGTCATCTCCCTAACTTCTTCATTCCATCCCATAACCTCCTACATCAAGCCACTCCAAGTAACTGTGATTTTCTGGCAGATGAAATTGAATTTCAACGCAATAATATCTTCCCTATATTCAGAGCTTTCTGA
- the ddx43 gene encoding probable ATP-dependent RNA helicase DDX43, translating into MSDWEDEYDADGVAISKPLPVKNAPVQSWRPPSLRGARSREATSVGAKFGNVREGEQWTNRRDRDVESNICDGEVGKNNSYSRSRAGPTGCRSSGDRSGSSPETLNVENSLVGRIIGRGGAKIRELEESSGASIKINRGAHDAEVLIFGSCDAQLKAKDMIEDLVHGNSVRGPGYRNGNSNAEYQSDSCWPASAVRAVAAAAPTPLPIDWTALRENRDKYEAIKWQDLPTLKKDFYIEAKSVAARSAEEVKIWRKENNNIFVDDLKDEDKRTIPNPVCTFEEAFAHYPGIMENIVRVGFQKPTPIQSQAWPIILKGIDLIGIAQTGTGKTLAYLLPGFIHMDQQPVPRDRRDGPGMLVLTPTRELALQIEAECNKYSYKGFKTICIYGGGDRKAQIKVVTSGVDIVIATPGRLNDLQMNELINLRSITYLVLDEADRMLDMGFEPQIMKIILDIRPDRQTVMTSATWPTGVRRLAKSYLKDPMMVYVGTLDLAAVNTVHQTVLFVQEEEKKDYVFDFIHRMEPQDKVLIFVGKKIKADDLSSDLCLQGVAVQSLHGDREQCDREEALQDFRDGRVRILVATDLASRGLDVHDITHVFNYDFPRNVEEYVHRVGRTGRAGRSGASVTLVTREDWKVASELITILERSGQDVPEELVLMAERYEKHQREKEMFASRGRGGGQRGRFRGGSDRRF; encoded by the exons atgtcgGACTGGGAAGATGAATACGATGCGGATGGTGTGGCGATTTCAAAGCCGTTACCCGTTAAAAACGCCCCGGTACAGTCATGGAGGCCTCCCTCTTTGAGAGGCGCGCGAAGCCGAGAAGCCACGAGTGTTGGCGCAAAGTTTGGTAATGTAAGAGAGGGCGAGCAATGGACAAACCGGAGGGACCGAGACGTTGAATCAAATATTTGTGACGGTGAAGTTGGTAAAAACAATAGTTACAGTCGTTCCAGGGCTGGACCTACAGGATGTCGTAGTAGTGGAGACAGATCAGGTTCATCACCGGAAACTCTAAATGTGGAGAACTCTTTGGTGGGGAGGATAATAG GTCGAGGTGGTGCGAAAATTCGGGAGCTCGAAGAGAGCAGTGGAGCATCGATAAAG ATAAACCGTGGTGCGCATGATGCTGAGGTGCTTATCTTTGGAAGCTGTGATGCTCAGCTCAAAGCCAAAGACATGATTGAAGATCTGGTGCATGGGAACTCTGTCAGAGGTCCTGGATACCGCAATG GAAATAGCAATGCAGAATATCAGAGTGACTCATGCTGGCCAGCTTCTGCTGTACGAGCTGTGGCCGCAGCTGCTCCAACACCTTTACCTATTGACTGGACTGCACTTAGAGAAAACCGTGACAAATATGAAGCTATTAAATGGCAAG ATCTTCCCACTCTAAAGAAGGATTTCTATATTGAAGCAAAATCAGTGGCTGCCCGTAGTGCAGAAGAAGTCAAAATCTGGAG AAAAGAGAACAACAACATCTTTGTGGATGATCTGAAAGACGAGGATAAAAGAACCATTCCCAATCCAGTGTGCACTTTTGAGGAGGCTTTTGCTCACTATCCTGGAATAATGGAAAACATTGTCCGAGTGGGATTTCAAAAGCCAACTCCCATTCAG TCACAAGCCTGGCCAATTATCCTGAAAGGAATAGACCTCATTGGAATAGCCCAGACAGGAACAGGCAAAACTTTGGCCTACCTGCTTCCTGGCTTTATTCATATGGATCAGCAACCTGT GCCCAGGGACAGGAGAGATGGCCCCGGCATGTTGGTTTTGACTCCCACTCGTGAGCTGGCCCTCCAGATTGAAGCCGAGTGCAACAAATACAGCTACAAAGGATTTAAAAC CATCTGTATCTATGGAGGTGGTGACCGAAAGGCCCAGATTAAAGTAGTGACCAGTGGTGTGGACATAGTCATTGCCACACCAGGACGATTAAACGATCTGCAGATGAATGAGCTCATCAACTTGCGCTCCATCACCTATCTG GTGTTGGATGAGGCTGATAGAATGTTGGATATGGGCTTTGAACCTcaaatcatgaaaatcattCTGGATATTCGACCTGACAGACAAACTGTAATGActag TGCCACCTGGCCAACAGGTGTCAGGCGGCTGGCCAAATCCTACCTGAAAGACCCCATGATGGTTTATGTGGGAACCTTAGATCTAGCA GCGGTGAACACTGTTCATCAGACAGTGCTGTTCGTTcaggaggaagaaaaaaaagactatgTTTTTGACTTCATCCACCGAATGGAGCCTCAAGACAAAGTACTAATATTcgttgggaaaaaaataaa AGCCGATGACCTGTCCAGTGACCTGTGTCTGCAGGGTGTAGCGGTTCAGTCTCTGCATGGAGACAGAGAGCAATGCGACAGAGAAGAGGCACTGCAGGACTTTAGAGATG GTCGTGTGCGGATTCTGGTGGCGACCGACCTGGCCTCCCGGGGGCTAGATGTTCATGACATCACGCATGTTTTCAACTATGACTTCCCTCGGAATGTGGAGGAGTATGTGCACCGTGTTGGGAGAACTGGTCGAGCAGG GAGGTCCGGTGCCTCTGTAACCCTGGTAACAAGAGAAGACTGGAAAGTAGCTTCTGAGTTGATCACCATCCTGGAGAGATCTGGTCAG GATGTACCAGAAGAACTGGTGCTGATGGCTGAACGTTATGAAAAACACCAGAGGGAGAAAGAAATGTTTGCGTCCAGAGGCAGAGGAGGAGGACAGAGAGGTCGTTTCAGAGGAGGCTCAGACCGGAGGTTCTGA